The genomic DNA ACATCCATGACCTCGGCGATCTCACCGAGCTGCCCTTCGCCAAGGCGGTGCTCAAACCGATCGCGGGCGCGGCGGCCGCCATGACCTCCATGGTCGGCGACATCGGCCGGCTGCGTGCGCTCAGCGCCAAGTACCGCGGCGAGCACACCGGCCAGCGCACCTTCGCGCTGGAGGAGTACATCCCCGGCGACGAGTGGGTCGCCGACGGCGTCCTGCACGACGGCGAGGTCGTGTTCTGCGCCCTCGGCCGCTACGGCGTGCCGTGCATGACGACGATCGACCAGGAACTCCCCCTGTGGCTGCGCAGGTTCGACCCGAACGACGAGGCGTGGGCCTACGAGCTCGGCGAACCGGTGGTGCGCCGCGCACTCACCGCGCTCGGCCTGCGCGACGGCGTGTTCCACATGGAGCTGTTCCACGATGCCGAGACCGGCACCCTGACGTTCGGCGAGTGCGCGGCGCGACGCGGTGGCGCGCTCGTGCACGAGGAGGTGCAGGCGAAGTTCGGCGTGCACCTGGGCGAGGGGGCGCTGTTCGGCGCGCTGGGCCGCAAGCCCGAGATCGAGGTGAAGGTGCGGCCGGAGACCATCGGCGGCACCTATCTGATGGGGCGGCCGGGCACGTTGTTCCACTGCCCGTCGCCGAAGGACATGAGCGCTCTCGACGGCGTCGAGTACGTGCGCGTCGAGTCGGCGTTCGGCGCGTCGCTCTCCTCCGCGGTCGGCAGCACCAATGTCCGCATCGCCCAGGTGCTGGTCTCGGCCTCCTCGGAGGAGGCGCTGCTGCGCCGGTTCGAGGAGCTGCGGGTGTGGTTCGACGAGCGCCTGCTGATCGCGCCGAGCGGCCCGATGAGCGGGCTGCGCGCGTGGCAGCGGGAGAATTGGCCGGACGCCGACTACCGGGACCTGCCATGGCAGTCGTGATGAGCGGACTCGTCACCAGGCTGCTGCCCGAGACGCCGGCACAACGGGCCCTGGCTCTCGCGCACTTCGTGAACGCGGTCGGCAGCGGCATGTTCATGGCGGGCAGCGTGCTGTACTTCACCCGGATCATCGGTCTGCCGGCGACCCAGGTCGCGCTGGGCCTCTTCCTCGGCGCGATGGTGGGTCTGATCGCGGGCATCTTCGCCGGGCGGATCGCCGACCAGTACGGCGCCAGGGAGACCCAGATCGCGGTCATGCTCGCGGGCACCGCGGCCATGACCTGCTTCCTGTTCGTCTCGACGCTGGTCTCCTACCTCGCCGTGTCCGTCCTCGTCGGACTCGTCTTCGCGGCCGACAAGT from Streptosporangium sp. NBC_01756 includes the following:
- a CDS encoding ATP-grasp domain-containing protein, with product MTAIPRSLVLVLGVDKYVLDACERHDVEAVVVVGAGQRDYGLQPVPEGMTVLRVDSVSSPEAVLGALHRSGYAERRFDGVQTSDEWAMVTAGMLAAHLGARAIDPVTALYFRDKTLQKQRVREAGVPAARTHVIEDIHDLGDLTELPFAKAVLKPIAGAAAAMTSMVGDIGRLRALSAKYRGEHTGQRTFALEEYIPGDEWVADGVLHDGEVVFCALGRYGVPCMTTIDQELPLWLRRFDPNDEAWAYELGEPVVRRALTALGLRDGVFHMELFHDAETGTLTFGECAARRGGALVHEEVQAKFGVHLGEGALFGALGRKPEIEVKVRPETIGGTYLMGRPGTLFHCPSPKDMSALDGVEYVRVESAFGASLSSAVGSTNVRIAQVLVSASSEEALLRRFEELRVWFDERLLIAPSGPMSGLRAWQRENWPDADYRDLPWQS